The following DNA comes from Flammeovirgaceae bacterium.
AAGGATGTGTCTTCGCAGGTTACTCCAGTCGCAACTCCCGCATCGGCAGTTGGTGCAGTGGTAACCGTTATATTAATAATGTCAGATGCCGTGATCCCATTGCCATCCGTAACCGTTACGGTATAAGCAGTTGGCCCCCCAACTGTATTACCTGTAAATACAGGATTCGGAATAATAGTAGAACTTAGATTAGCTGCCGGGCTCCATGAGTAAATTAAAGTGGGAATTCCTCCTGCCGTAGTAGTAAGCCCAACTGTAGATCCTTCACAAATAGTAACCGCGGCACCATTATCAATGGATACAGTGGGCGGAGCTAAGGTAATTCCTGTAAAAACAGAGATTTGTCCATCCGTTAATGGGGCACCAGTAATGGCAAGGGTAGTGCCCGAAAGAACTGCTCGCTTTACCCATGGATTGGAAGTTTGATTAAACACACCATCCAACTGAGCAGCACTTACATTTGAGTCGGTAAATCCTCCTAAGTCAGCTACGGTATAAGTTCCAGTAACATCAACGGTTGGCGTGGTAATTCCTGAGGTGGTAATTTCCCAGTAACGGGTGATGAAATCCGAGGCACTCGCATTGTTCGGGTGCTTGGCATCAATGACGGAAGCGGCCACATAGGCACCTGGGGCAAAACCACCCGCTGCCGTAACGTTGACGGTCACCGGGGAATATTCAAGGGCGCCAGAATTATCACCAATAGGAAAAATAAATGACCCCGTGGCCGTAAATTCCTTTCTCAACTGGCCCCCACCCCCATCAATAATCATTTTTGAGGCAGAAGGCGAAGCTACCGAAATGCCGGCACCAGGCCCCAGGGTAAGGTTGTTGCCCAGGAGGTTTAAGTTCCGTGCCGTTAAAGCAAGGGTTCCATTAACATCCGTATCGCCAGACAGGCCGGCTTCCCCACTTGACTGGTTGATGGTGAGGTTGTTGTAGGCGCCAGCCGCAACGGTTTGGGACGCCCCATAATATTCAATCGTCCCTCCATTGACAGCCAGCCCATTGTTTGGGCCGGAAAACCTTATTGTGCCCGTATTGTTGATGGTTGTTGCCGTCAAAGCGTTGGTGCCAAGATCAAAGACGGCAGAATTGTTCAAAAGATTGTTTACCGTAATGTTGCCCCCGGCATTTTTTGCCCCGGAGCTTGAAAGGGTAAGGTTTTGATAGGTTACCGGGGCCACCAACTGTGCGGCTGCCCCATTGTAATGGACGGTACCAAAAGCATTGTCAAATGTTCCCGTGTTAATAAAATTGCCTGCAATGCTCAACACATTGGAGGGGGCTTTTAATGGGCCACTGTTGGTCAAATTATTTATCGTCACTGCGTTGGTACCAAAACCAAGCGTGCCCGCACCCGTTTTTGTGAGGTCAAATGTAGCTGCCGATACGACCCCTCCCACAGTTAGAATATTTGAGTTGACCGTCACTATGCGGTTGGCTGAAATGCTTACCGGGCCTGCCCCCACGTTGAGGTCATTCGTTCCTTCAAAGGTGAAGTCACTGTTCCAGTTCTGTGCATTGTTGTTGGACAATGTGATTGGCCCCCCGCTGGTGTTGCCGATAGAGCCCCCTGAAATGGTGAGCGCACCGGTACCGATAGCGGTGGCACTATTGATGTTCAAAGTCCCTGAAGACAAGGTCGTAGTTCCCGAGTAGGTATTATTGCCTCCTAGCGACAAAGTACCCGTGCCCGATTTTTGAATGGCATTTGCCCCGCTTATGTTGCCTGAAATAGTTAAATCCGGGTTGGCACCCCCATTTGCCACCGTAAAAATCCTATCGGCACCCCCCAGTGCAACAGGTACATCTATGGTGGCCGTGGATGGGCTACTGTTTGTGGTTATATTGCCCGCCAACGTAATACCCCCCCCACCAGTAATGGTCGTGCCGGTCAACACCACCGATCCCACACTGGTGACGTTATTGCCATTAAGGTCAAATTCGCCCTGGCTTACCGTTAGTGTCCCTGAAATGGCTACATCGGAATCGAGCGACACAGCATTGTTGCCACCTCCGCCTGAGTTGTCAATTGTCAAATTGTTTACTGTACCAGGCAAACCATCGCCCACATCCTGATCAGAACTGCCATTGTAAATGTAGTTGGCATTTGTGCTGTAATTCCTGCTTCCGGTAACTTGAATATTACCCACTGCACCTGAACCTGTGGCGGTGATCCCATCCACGGAAGTAATGCCCAAAGTAGCGCCAGCCGATAAAGTAAAACTCCCATCACCCTCAATGGCTGTACCTGCTGTGGCCATTTGTAATACAGACAAGCTATTTACTGTGTGGTTTATTGTATTAAGAACCGTTCCGCCAGATGTGTAAGAT
Coding sequences within:
- a CDS encoding autotransporter-associated beta strand repeat-containing protein, giving the protein MVIIAGGDNVTLDVNTGALTSLTIDGTLTTTGAYTVDATTITVNGTYTNGSTGAITVTTMFVNGGATYDHAVNMANANTIPSATWAPTSNFNVTGVVSNAPTGFGQTFGNLTWNSVGQTINAYLQSNITIQGDFTVLATGASFDPNNLALRMSNNATGYTIGVTGNVSINGNSSFKMNNGSGSCTMNVGGDFTLNNGNFTIVTGNANSTLSVTGNVNILGGNLLMHEDGSATTATLNVTGNFVHTGGTINETGGGVGSIVFNKNGTQSYTSGGTVLNTINHTVNSLSVLQMATAGTAIEGDGSFTLSAGATLGITSVDGITATGSGAVGNIQVTGSRNYSTNANYIYNGSSDQDVGDGLPGTVNNLTIDNSGGGGNNAVSLDSDVAISGTLTVSQGEFDLNGNNVTSVGSVVLTGTTITGGGGITLAGNITTNSSPSTATIDVPVALGGADRIFTVANGGANPDLTISGNISGANAIQKSGTGTLSLGGNNTYSGTTTLSSGTLNINSATAIGTGALTISGGSIGNTSGGPITLSNNNAQNWNSDFTFEGTNDLNVGAGPVSISANRIVTVNSNILTVGGVVSAATFDLTKTGAGTLGFGTNAVTINNLTNSGPLKAPSNVLSIAGNFINTGTFDNAFGTVHYNGAAAQLVAPVTYQNLTLSSSGAKNAGGNITVNNLLNNSAVFDLGTNALTATTINNTGTIRFSGPNNGLAVNGGTIEYYGASQTVAAGAYNNLTINQSSGEAGLSGDTDVNGTLALTARNLNLLGNNLTLGPGAGISVASPSASKMIIDGGGGQLRKEFTATGSFIFPIGDNSGALEYSPVTVNVTAAGGFAPGAYVAASVIDAKHPNNASASDFITRYWEITTSGITTPTVDVTGTYTVADLGGFTDSNVSAAQLDGVFNQTSNPWVKRAVLSGTTLAITGAPLTDGQISVFTGITLAPPTVSIDNGAAVTICEGSTVGLTTTAGGIPTLIYSWSPAANLSSTIIPNPVFTGNTVGGPTAYTVTVTDGNGITASDIINITVTTAPTADAGVATGVTCEDTSFTVTDASESNSSSILWTENGAGSFTPGTETTLNPVYNPVAADGGNLVTLTFTVNGNGSCTAAVDTKVLTIYKLPTVAAAGPDIFQCNT